TGCTGCTGCTCGCCGGCGGCGCGTGCAGCGGCCTGGCCCAGCTGCTATTGCTGGCCGCCTTCCGCCGCGTTCAGGCGTCCGTCCTTGCCCCCTTGAACTATATCCAGCTGATGCTGGCCGTCCTGATCAGCGCCTTCTGGTTCGACAGGCCGCCCGACGCCGTCGCAATGGCCGGCATCGCGCTCATCATAGGCAGCGGCGCATGGCTGGCGCTGCCCCGGGCGCGGCCTGCGGCCGACGGTGGCGGCAGCGGCGTGGCAATATGCGAACAAGCAGCCGCCCGTCGCGATCCGCCCCCCGGCGTACCCCACAGCGGCAAGTCCACGGCCCCATAAATAATGAACACAACCACGACGCAGGACGACGTTGGGGGCTTCGCCTCCATTTCGAGCACCGATCTGGTGGCCGAGGTCGAAGCCCAGTTGATACACGCGATCGCCGAAGGCCGCCTGCCGCCGGGCGGCCGCATCGTCGAGGCCGATCTGGCGCGCCGCATGGGCATCAGCCGCGCGCCCGTGCGGGAAGCCGCGCGCCGCCTGGAGCGCCAGGGCATTGTCGTCGCCCGCCCTCGCCACGGGTTCACGGTGCGGACCATCACCGCCAGCGAGATCGACGACCTGTACCAGGTACGCCTGCATATGGAGCTGCAAGCGGTCGAGCTCGCCTGCAGGAACGCCGACGATGCGGGCATGCAGCGCTTGCAGGCGGCACTGGCGCGCATGGTGGCCGGGGCCGCCACGACACCCCAGACGCAGCGGGTGATGCGCGACCTGGAGTTCCATACCTTGATCTGCGAGCTCTCGGGCAACGGCTACCTGCTGCGCCTGTTCATGAATATGCGCACGGAGCTGCGCATGATCATGGCGCTGATCGAGCTGGCCTACCAGGATCCGCAGCGCGTCGCCGAAACGCACCAGCCCATCGTTGACTGCCTGCGCAGGCGCGATGTGGACGCGGCATCGGCGGCGATGCGCCTGCATCTGGAAGACGCGCGGCTGCACGTGCGCGCGCTTTACCAGGAAAAGCATGGCGTCGGAGAGCAGCCGCCGGCCTGCTCCGCCGTCGACACGAGGACAGCGGCGTAACGCCGCGGCATAAGGACGCACGGACATGAAAGCCTTTTTCCACGAAGACCAGAAACTCCATCACCCACGCACGTATTTTTCGCGCGGCAAGATGCGCGACCCGCAGGAAATTCCTTCGCGTCTGGACGGCTTGGTGCAAGCCTCCCGCAAGCTGGGCTTCGATGTGCGGGCACCGGCCGACCATGGGGCCGGCGCCATTGCCGCCGTCCACTCGCTGGACTACCTGCGCTTCCTGCAATCCGCGCACGAGCAATGGAAGCGCATGCCGGAGGACTGGGGCGAGGAAGTCATGTCGACTATTTTCGTGCGCGAGCGCAATCCGCTGCGCGGCGTGCTCGCCCAGGCCGGGCGCTACCTGGCCGACGGCAGCTGCCCGGTGGGCGAACACACCTGGCATTCCGCCTATTGGTCCGCGCAAGGCGCCATTGCCGGGGCACAGGCCTTGATCGCGGGGGATAGGCACGCCTACGCCATTTGCCGGCCGCCCGGCCACCATGCGCGGCGCGACGGCGCGGGCGGCTTCTGCTACCTGAACAACGCCGCCATCGCCGCGCAACAGCTGACCGCGAAGTACCCCAAGGTGGCGATCCTGGATACCGACATGCACCATGGCCAGGGCATCCAGGAGATCTTCTACACCCGCAGCGACGTGCTCTATGTATCCATCCACGGCGATCCGCACAACTTCTATCCCGCCGTCGCGGGCTTCGAGGACGAACGCGGCGAGGGCGAGGGCTACGGCTACAACATCAACCTGCCCATGCCGCATGGATCGGCCGAAGGGGTATTCTTCGACCGCCTCGCGCAGGCCCTGCGCGCGATTACCCTCTTCCAACCCGACGCGCTGGTACTGGCGCTGGGCTTCGACATCTTCGAAAAAGACCCGCAAGCGAAAGTCGCCGTCAGCGAGCGCGGCTTCGAGCGCCTGGGGCGGGAAGTCGGGGCGCTGAAGCTGCCGACGCTGGTCGTGCAGGAAGGTGGGTATTACATCGAAGGGCTGGAATCGAACGCGACGCGGTTCTTCGGCGGGCTGACCGGTGCGTGACACACGCCCGGCGACGCGTCGACGGCCTCCCGGCATGGCGATTGCAGTGCGCTCCGCGTCCCCCACCGGAGAACCGCCATGGCCCTTAAACTCAAGCCCGTCGCCGAACAAGTCATCGTCATAACGGGGGCCTCCAGCGGCATCGGGCTGGCGACCGCCATGCTGGCCGCCCATCAGGGCGCCCGCGTCGTAATGGCCGCGCGCAGCCGCAGTACGCTGGAACACGTTGCGGCCGAACTCGTCCGCGACGGCTTCGATGCCATCGCCGTGGAGGCGGACGTATCGGTACGGGACGATATGGACCGGGTAGCCCGCGTGGCCATGGAGCGGTACGGCCACGTCGATACCTGGGTCAATAATGCGGGGCTCTCCATCTTCGGACGCCTCGACGAGACCCCGGAAGAAGATGCCCAGCGGCTTTTCCAGGTCAACTTCTGGGGCGTGGTGCATGGATCGCTCGCCGCGCTGCCCCTGCTCAAGGCCCATGGCGGCGCGCTCATCAATGTGGGAAGCGAGGTCTCGGATGCCTCCGTGCCGCTGCAGGGCATGTATTCCGCCAGCAAGCACGCCGTGAAAGGTTTTACTGATGCATTGCGTATCGAGCTGGAAGCCGACAAGGCGCCGGTATCCGTCACGCTCATCCAGCCCACGGCGGTCGATACGCCTTTTCCCGAACATGCGGCCAACTATATGGACCAGGCCGCCAAGCTGCCGTCGCCCATGATTCCCGCGGAAAAAGTCGCGGCGGCCATCCTCGAGGCCGCGGCGGATCCCGATCGCGAAGTGAAGGTCGGCGCACTGTCGGTGATCAACACCACCATGTTCAAGCTGTTGCCCGGACTGGCGGACAGGATGGCGAAAAAGCAGATGGGACGGCAGCAGCGCAACGCGCCATCCCATCCGCACCAGGGGACGCTGTACGCGCCCGGAGAATGCGGCGAAACCGCCGGCTTCGGCAACAGCAACCCGGCGGATCCCGATGACGCCATGCGGCGCAACACGCGCCCGTCGGCATAGGGCTGCCGCGACCCGCGCGTCACGCGCATGCCATCATGCATGCGGGCCCGACCACCCACGCGGTGCAGTCGTCCGCGAAGGATCACCATGCCCGATCACCAAGATGCCGGCGGCCACTCTCCTCACCTTTCGACGGACGAGCAAGGCCAGGCGGCCCAGCATTCCACGCCGCCGGCCTTGGTCATCCATGAGGTCGTCCGCGAGGAAGGCGAAGCCGCGCTGCAGCGCCCGGTCGGCGCACTGGCCTGGTCGGCCCTGGCCGCCGGCCTGTCCATGGGCTTCTCATTCCTGGTCCAGGCCGTTCTCGCGGCCGGCATGCCGGATACGTCGTGGCGGCATCTGGTCGCAGGCCTGGGCTACTGCACCGGCTTCGTGATCGTCATCCTGGGGCGGCAGCAGCTCTTCACCGAAAGCACCCTGACGGTGGTCCTGCCCGTACTGATGCATCGCGATGCGCGCACCCTGCTCGCCGCCCTGCGCCTATGGACGGTCGTACTGGCGGTGAACGTGGCGGGAACGATCGCATTCGCCGCGCTGCTGCTCGTGCCGGGCGTGTTTCAGGCGGAAGTCGTGCACAGCCTGGGAACGCTGGCCATGCAGGCCATGCCGGATGCATTCTGGCCCACCGTGCTGCGGGCCGTATTCGCCGGCTGGCTGATCGCATTGATGGTATGGCTGCTGCCGAGCGCCCGCGCGGCACGCCTGCTTACCATCCTGTTCATCAGCTACATCGTGGGGATCAGCCATCTGTCGCACATCATCGCCGGATCGGTAGAGGCCGCCTATGCGGTATTCACGCACCAGGCGTCGGCAAGCGACTTCCTTGTCCGCTTCTTCGCCCCTACGCTGTTGGGCAACATCATCGGCGGGGTGTCGCTGGTGGCGATGATCAATCACGCCGCGGTGGCCTCGGAGATGGACGATCGCGACGGGGAAAATGGCGACGGCAAAGGCCTCGCCGGCAAGCGAACCTGACAGTCTTCGCGCGATCGGCACCGGCCGGCCTGCCGATGGCCCCGGCCCCGCTATACGCCTTTCGGCGCCGGACTTATCAGCGATTCGATACGCCGGGCGTCCTGCGGCGTCGCGGGGTTGTAGACGACCATGCCAAGATCGGGCCTGCCATCCACGGCAAAGGCGGAATACTCGAAACTCAACGGCCCCAACACGGGATGACGGATATGCTTGACCGCCTCGCCATGCGCGCCCTGAACGTCGTTGGCGTCCCACATTGCCTTGAACTCCGGACTGAGCAGGCAGAGTTCCTTGACCAGGGGCTCTACTTCCGCCGCCGCGCCCGCCCGGGCCGCGTCCACCCTGAAAGCCCCCACCACGAAGCGCGCCACGCTTTCCCAGTCGTACTGCAACGCGCGTGCGCGCGGGTCCAGGAAGACGATCCTCAGGATGTTGCGCTGGCGCGGCGGTAGCGCGCCGTAATCGGTCAGCATGACGGTCGCCGCGCGATTCCACGCGACGACATCCCAGGTGGCCGTCCTGACCAGCGCGGGGACCGGGTCCAGGGCATCGAGCACGCGCTGCAGCCGCGGGCTGACGCCCTCTTCCTTGCGATAGCGCACGTCAGGCGGATGCCCCAGGCCAAGCAGGAAAAGATGCTCGCGCTCGACGTCCGTCAGCATCAAGGCGCCGGCAATGCGGTCGAGCACCTCCGCGGATGGCGCGCCGCCCCGCCCTTGTTCCAGCCACGTGTACCACGTGGGGCTGATATTGGCCCGGTGGGCGACCTCTTCGCGACGCAGCCCCGGCGTGCGCCGCCGGCCGCCGGAAAAGCCGAACGCCGCCGCGTCCAGCTTCTCGCGCCGGTCCCGCAGGTACTTGCCGAGTCGGTTGACGTCCGTGTCGATGGCAGCCATGCTGTTAAACGTTATACCCTGATAACCACACTACTTTACCAGGATAAAAGATCGGCGCAGATTGTCTCCTCCCCATTTCGGAGACCCTCTCCATGCGTATCTTCATTACCGGCGCCACCGGCTTCATCGGGACGGCGGTTGTCCGCGAACTGATCTCTTCCGGCCACCAGGTGACGGGCCTGTGCCGCTCCGAAGAAAAAGCCGGCTTGCTCGCCGCCGCCGGCGCCACCGTCCATCGCGGGTCGCTGGAAGATCCGGATAGCCTCGCGCAAGGCGCGGCCCGGGCCGATGGCGTCATCCACCTGGCCTTCAATCACGACTTTTCCAGGTTCAAGCAGAACTGCGAAGACGACAGGCGCACCATCCAGATTCTCGCCTCGGCGCTTGCCGGCACGGACAAGCCCTTGATCGTCACCTCGGGGATCGGAATCGCCAACCCGCCGCCGGGCCAGCTCGCCACGGAGGACAGCCCGGTCATAGCCTCCGCCGACATCCCACGCGCGGCTTCGGAAGAAGCCGCGGCCGATGCCCTCGCCCATGGGGCGAACGTGTCGGTGGTCCGGCTTCCGCAGGTGCACGACACGGCCCGGCAGGGACTCATTACGTACATGGTTGCACTGGCGCGGGAAAAAGGCGTCCTGGCCTACATCAGGGAAGGCGGCAACCGCTGGTCGGCGGCGCACGTCACCGATGTCGCCCGGCTTTACCGGCTGGCGGTGGAA
Above is a genomic segment from Bordetella genomosp. 11 containing:
- a CDS encoding GntR family transcriptional regulator → MNTTTTQDDVGGFASISSTDLVAEVEAQLIHAIAEGRLPPGGRIVEADLARRMGISRAPVREAARRLERQGIVVARPRHGFTVRTITASEIDDLYQVRLHMELQAVELACRNADDAGMQRLQAALARMVAGAATTPQTQRVMRDLEFHTLICELSGNGYLLRLFMNMRTELRMIMALIELAYQDPQRVAETHQPIVDCLRRRDVDAASAAMRLHLEDARLHVRALYQEKHGVGEQPPACSAVDTRTAA
- a CDS encoding histone deacetylase family protein, with protein sequence MKAFFHEDQKLHHPRTYFSRGKMRDPQEIPSRLDGLVQASRKLGFDVRAPADHGAGAIAAVHSLDYLRFLQSAHEQWKRMPEDWGEEVMSTIFVRERNPLRGVLAQAGRYLADGSCPVGEHTWHSAYWSAQGAIAGAQALIAGDRHAYAICRPPGHHARRDGAGGFCYLNNAAIAAQQLTAKYPKVAILDTDMHHGQGIQEIFYTRSDVLYVSIHGDPHNFYPAVAGFEDERGEGEGYGYNINLPMPHGSAEGVFFDRLAQALRAITLFQPDALVLALGFDIFEKDPQAKVAVSERGFERLGREVGALKLPTLVVQEGGYYIEGLESNATRFFGGLTGA
- a CDS encoding SDR family oxidoreductase, with amino-acid sequence MALKLKPVAEQVIVITGASSGIGLATAMLAAHQGARVVMAARSRSTLEHVAAELVRDGFDAIAVEADVSVRDDMDRVARVAMERYGHVDTWVNNAGLSIFGRLDETPEEDAQRLFQVNFWGVVHGSLAALPLLKAHGGALINVGSEVSDASVPLQGMYSASKHAVKGFTDALRIELEADKAPVSVTLIQPTAVDTPFPEHAANYMDQAAKLPSPMIPAEKVAAAILEAAADPDREVKVGALSVINTTMFKLLPGLADRMAKKQMGRQQRNAPSHPHQGTLYAPGECGETAGFGNSNPADPDDAMRRNTRPSA
- a CDS encoding formate/nitrite transporter family protein is translated as MPDHQDAGGHSPHLSTDEQGQAAQHSTPPALVIHEVVREEGEAALQRPVGALAWSALAAGLSMGFSFLVQAVLAAGMPDTSWRHLVAGLGYCTGFVIVILGRQQLFTESTLTVVLPVLMHRDARTLLAALRLWTVVLAVNVAGTIAFAALLLVPGVFQAEVVHSLGTLAMQAMPDAFWPTVLRAVFAGWLIALMVWLLPSARAARLLTILFISYIVGISHLSHIIAGSVEAAYAVFTHQASASDFLVRFFAPTLLGNIIGGVSLVAMINHAAVASEMDDRDGENGDGKGLAGKRT
- a CDS encoding helix-turn-helix transcriptional regulator; the protein is MAAIDTDVNRLGKYLRDRREKLDAAAFGFSGGRRRTPGLRREEVAHRANISPTWYTWLEQGRGGAPSAEVLDRIAGALMLTDVEREHLFLLGLGHPPDVRYRKEEGVSPRLQRVLDALDPVPALVRTATWDVVAWNRAATVMLTDYGALPPRQRNILRIVFLDPRARALQYDWESVARFVVGAFRVDAARAGAAAEVEPLVKELCLLSPEFKAMWDANDVQGAHGEAVKHIRHPVLGPLSFEYSAFAVDGRPDLGMVVYNPATPQDARRIESLISPAPKGV
- a CDS encoding SDR family oxidoreductase, whose protein sequence is MRIFITGATGFIGTAVVRELISSGHQVTGLCRSEEKAGLLAAAGATVHRGSLEDPDSLAQGAARADGVIHLAFNHDFSRFKQNCEDDRRTIQILASALAGTDKPLIVTSGIGIANPPPGQLATEDSPVIASADIPRAASEEAAADALAHGANVSVVRLPQVHDTARQGLITYMVALAREKGVLAYIREGGNRWSAAHVTDVARLYRLAVERAAPGAKYHAVAEEGVPLREIAHTLGRRLGLPVQSLDPTEAAAYFGWLAMFAQHDVPASSALTRAALGWQPNGPGLLADLERLQDSAH